Proteins encoded together in one Pseudomonadota bacterium window:
- a CDS encoding NAD(+)/NADH kinase, which yields MEHVGEGANFIVVLGGDGTLLSISRQLRGKDVPILGVNLGGLGFLTEISVEELPTMVEQVLRGKYGISRRIMLNVKVERENDEIFEFTVLNDAVITKDALARIIDIETYVNGEYLTTYKADGLIFSTPTGSTGYSLSAGGPILYPSLRNIIITPICPHMLTNRPIVLPGDVAIRVVLQSREERVVLTLDGQIGFPLEYGDEIEVRESPHTVSLIKSSSRGYFEILRTKLKWGER from the coding sequence ATGGAACATGTTGGCGAGGGGGCTAATTTTATTGTGGTCCTCGGTGGGGATGGAACATTGCTCAGTATCTCGAGGCAACTGAGAGGGAAGGATGTGCCCATCCTTGGAGTAAATTTAGGAGGACTTGGTTTCTTAACGGAGATTTCTGTGGAAGAGCTGCCCACAATGGTTGAACAGGTGTTGAGAGGTAAGTACGGTATCTCCAGGAGGATAATGCTAAATGTAAAGGTAGAGAGGGAGAATGATGAGATATTCGAATTTACGGTTTTAAATGATGCAGTCATCACGAAAGATGCCCTCGCGAGGATTATCGATATAGAGACATATGTGAACGGAGAGTATTTAACAACCTATAAAGCCGATGGACTCATATTTTCCACTCCCACAGGTTCTACCGGTTATTCCCTTTCAGCAGGGGGGCCAATCCTTTACCCCTCTTTGAGGAATATTATTATTACACCTATTTGTCCCCACATGCTTACAAATAGACCTATCGTGCTTCCTGGAGATGTGGCTATCAGGGTGGTACTGCAATCAAGAGAAGAGAGGGTTGTTCTGACCCTTGATGGGCAGATTGGATTCCCATTAGAATATGGAGATGAGATTGAGGTGAGGGAATCTCCTCACACGGTAAGTCTTATTAAGTCTTCATCAAGAGGATACTTTGAGATATTAAGAACAAAATTGAAATGGGGTGAAAGGTAA
- a CDS encoding DNA repair protein RecN, with translation MLAFLKVKGFAIIDELQVEFGEGFNVITGETGAGKSIIINALSTLMNAKTSADMIRSSAQQAEVTGHFFYGNKEYILKRIINISGRSRAFLNDEPATLNRLEETGNMLINIYGQNEFQYLLDKDSYIGMIDSLLALNKERESLTEKVEMLQKMRMELETKKKEVEGREREITLLEFQTEEIERENLKEGEEEIIKERLKILRDAEKIKSSFEVITENMYEGENSVQINFKRFINLLKPFSNIEKMESLKKRIESISFDVEDLLMEIKDIEKRLSYDTDELKGLEERLSRIYELKSKYGKTYSDIKQFEESAKKRLAYLATLSEDIGSLEKVRGMLEDEVLKIADKLSAERKRGTRAIEKAIIDELSFLSMKGSMFKVAITDKGSIDKNGRDDIELMISTNPGEPLKPLRKVASGGELSRIMLAIKRVIGGEEEKTLIFDEVDAGIGGRVADLVGKRLKNLARKHQVICITHLPQIATYGDHHFLVEKYYTHRTTKAGIKRLSDDERITEIARMIGGTTITEKTLQRAEEMLRNA, from the coding sequence ATGCTTGCCTTTCTTAAGGTGAAAGGTTTTGCCATAATAGATGAATTACAGGTTGAATTTGGAGAAGGTTTCAATGTGATCACAGGAGAGACAGGGGCAGGAAAATCAATAATAATAAATGCCCTCTCAACGCTGATGAATGCGAAGACATCTGCCGACATGATAAGAAGCAGTGCACAGCAAGCTGAGGTTACAGGACATTTTTTCTATGGTAATAAAGAATACATTTTAAAGAGAATCATTAATATATCTGGCAGATCAAGGGCCTTTTTAAATGATGAACCTGCGACATTGAACAGGTTAGAAGAAACAGGGAATATGCTGATAAATATTTACGGTCAAAATGAGTTTCAGTATCTTCTTGACAAGGATAGTTATATTGGGATGATAGATAGCCTCCTTGCCCTTAATAAGGAAAGGGAATCGCTTACTGAGAAGGTAGAAATGTTACAGAAAATGAGGATGGAGCTGGAAACGAAGAAGAAAGAGGTCGAGGGGAGAGAAAGGGAAATCACCCTTCTTGAGTTTCAGACAGAGGAGATTGAAAGGGAGAATTTAAAGGAAGGGGAAGAAGAAATTATAAAGGAAAGACTGAAAATATTAAGGGATGCGGAAAAGATAAAAAGCAGTTTTGAGGTTATTACGGAAAATATGTATGAAGGCGAAAATTCAGTACAGATCAATTTTAAAAGGTTTATTAATTTACTCAAGCCCTTCAGCAATATCGAAAAAATGGAAAGTTTGAAAAAAAGAATTGAATCAATATCGTTTGATGTTGAGGATCTACTGATGGAAATAAAGGATATAGAAAAAAGGCTGTCTTATGACACCGATGAGCTTAAGGGTCTTGAAGAGAGGTTATCAAGGATTTATGAGCTCAAGAGCAAATATGGAAAAACATACAGTGATATAAAACAATTTGAAGAATCAGCTAAAAAGAGGCTTGCGTACCTTGCAACGCTTTCAGAGGATATAGGATCTCTTGAAAAGGTAAGGGGCATGCTTGAGGATGAGGTTTTGAAAATTGCAGATAAACTTTCGGCGGAGAGAAAAAGGGGCACGAGAGCGATTGAAAAGGCAATTATTGATGAACTCAGCTTTCTTTCCATGAAGGGATCGATGTTTAAGGTTGCAATAACGGACAAAGGTAGTATTGATAAAAATGGCAGGGACGATATAGAGCTAATGATAAGTACAAACCCAGGGGAGCCATTGAAACCTCTAAGAAAGGTAGCGTCCGGAGGGGAGTTGTCGAGGATTATGCTTGCAATTAAGAGGGTAATTGGTGGCGAAGAGGAAAAGACCCTCATATTCGATGAGGTTGATGCTGGTATTGGCGGGAGGGTTGCAGATCTGGTAGGCAAAAGATTGAAAAACCTTGCAAGGAAACATCAGGTCATATGTATAACACATCTTCCCCAGATAGCAACCTACGGCGATCATCACTTTCTGGTAGAAAAATATTATACACATAGGACCACAAAAGCGGGGATAAAGAGGCTTTCGGATGATGAAAGGATAACTGAAATAGCAAGAATGATAGGTGGCACAACAATTACAGAGAAAACATTACAAAGGGCTGAGGAGATGTTGCGTAATGCTTAG
- a CDS encoding N-acetyltransferase, which produces MLRKAGIEDMKKIHGIINFSASRGEMLPRSLGELYDNMRDYFVYEENGNILGTCALHICWEDLAEVRSLCVVESSRKKGIGKMLVNACLEEAKRFNIGRIFLLTYQEEFFKKCGFTPVDKKELPQKIWSDCIKCPKFPECDEVAMILNLYPIP; this is translated from the coding sequence ATGCTTAGAAAAGCAGGTATCGAGGATATGAAGAAAATACACGGTATCATTAATTTTTCTGCATCCCGTGGGGAGATGCTGCCGAGATCACTCGGTGAACTATACGATAATATGCGGGATTACTTTGTTTATGAAGAAAATGGAAATATTCTGGGAACGTGTGCATTACATATATGCTGGGAGGATCTTGCAGAGGTCAGGTCGCTCTGTGTGGTTGAATCGTCAAGGAAAAAAGGCATTGGGAAAATGCTTGTTAATGCCTGCCTTGAAGAAGCAAAAAGGTTTAATATAGGAAGAATATTTCTCCTCACCTATCAGGAGGAGTTTTTTAAAAAATGTGGTTTCACACCGGTTGACAAAAAAGAGCTTCCACAAAAAATATGGTCTGATTGCATAAAATGTCCTAAATTTCCCGAATGTGATGAGGTAGCAATGATACTAAATCTATACCCTATCCCCTAA
- a CDS encoding TldD/PmbA family protein: MESEQIEIRIRGSFDSYELFFLKEKTKRYESRDKELYGVELKEEEGIALRGIKNNRMVFSYTYDKGDKGIATLLENTKMLMPFAEDDKDIGFPGRYDNYPFLELYDYEGLRVDDTQKISLLLEMEKTMLDYDRRIVTTRNCGLQETEIQTRIINSRGLKAEGKKTLYTLFALCVAKDEDEVPWYDWSWAHSLNKIDGKELGTEIAQKAISFLFSKQISTGIYEGILTPQASCEMLGILSSSFLSESLYKNKTMLKDKTGTRYFSDVINIIDSGKEGMGSFPFDGEGVLSEENILVRDGYFEGFLYDTYYGRKFRKISTGNGVRRGVKEPPACAPRGFFIERGKRDIKGAMTDGIVIEELMGTHTANPITGDFSLGAVGHLYKNGIKTPFKGVIFSGNIFELLNNVKEVGTDLMFYGTFGSPSLFIEGIKISGK; the protein is encoded by the coding sequence ATGGAAAGTGAGCAAATAGAAATTAGAATCAGGGGCAGCTTTGACAGTTATGAACTCTTCTTCTTGAAGGAAAAGACTAAAAGATATGAGAGTAGGGATAAAGAACTGTATGGGGTTGAACTCAAAGAAGAAGAAGGCATTGCCTTAAGGGGTATTAAGAATAACAGGATGGTCTTTTCATACACGTATGATAAGGGGGATAAAGGGATTGCTACATTACTTGAGAATACAAAAATGCTTATGCCTTTTGCCGAAGATGATAAAGATATAGGTTTTCCAGGGCGATATGATAATTACCCATTCCTTGAATTGTATGATTATGAAGGGTTAAGGGTTGATGATACACAGAAAATTTCTTTGCTTTTGGAAATGGAAAAGACCATGTTGGATTATGACAGGAGGATCGTAACAACAAGGAATTGTGGATTGCAGGAGACCGAGATCCAGACCAGGATTATAAATTCAAGGGGACTGAAAGCAGAGGGTAAGAAAACCCTGTATACCCTTTTTGCCCTGTGTGTTGCAAAGGATGAAGACGAAGTTCCATGGTATGATTGGTCATGGGCCCACTCATTAAATAAAATTGATGGAAAAGAATTAGGCACGGAGATCGCGCAAAAAGCAATTTCTTTTCTTTTTAGCAAGCAGATAAGCACTGGAATATATGAAGGGATTTTGACCCCCCAGGCTTCATGTGAAATGCTGGGTATACTTTCAAGTTCTTTTCTTTCTGAAAGCCTTTACAAAAATAAGACAATGCTAAAAGATAAAACAGGAACAAGGTATTTTTCGGATGTTATAAATATTATTGATTCAGGCAAAGAAGGGATGGGCAGTTTTCCCTTTGATGGGGAAGGTGTGCTATCAGAGGAGAATATCCTTGTAAGGGATGGGTATTTTGAAGGGTTTCTTTATGATACTTACTATGGAAGGAAGTTTCGGAAGATATCAACAGGTAATGGGGTGAGAAGAGGGGTTAAGGAGCCACCTGCATGTGCTCCAAGAGGTTTTTTTATTGAGAGAGGCAAAAGAGACATAAAGGGAGCCATGACAGATGGCATTGTTATCGAGGAACTTATGGGGACGCATACTGCGAATCCTATTACTGGAGACTTTTCACTCGGTGCAGTCGGCCACCTTTATAAAAACGGTATAAAGACGCCCTTTAAAGGGGTGATCTTTTCAGGGAATATATTTGAACTACTGAACAATGTCAAAGAGGTTGGAACAGATTTGATGTTCTATGGAACC